Proteins from a genomic interval of bacterium:
- a CDS encoding alpha/beta hydrolase, with protein MADYVLVHGGTISTDTWNRLAGREVYPPGGFLGARCWDGTAAALRERGHRVFAPTLADERRSDLTGHVGQVEALITGDDLGDIVLVGHSYGGMVVTGVAARLAQKVRRLVYVDAAFPLPGQSLFDLLNLGLAAAGTARPELPDPAPPYLEKLRYDPARLRSTAKTYILCTKSDFLPVTRLARSNLAAAGGEWTGIEVPSSHVPMADMPERCNRLLLSAAAAGRRHP; from the coding sequence ATGGCGGATTACGTTCTGGTTCACGGCGGCACCATATCCACCGATACCTGGAACCGGCTCGCCGGCAGGGAGGTATATCCCCCCGGCGGTTTTCTGGGTGCCCGGTGTTGGGACGGCACCGCGGCCGCGCTGCGGGAACGGGGACACCGCGTGTTCGCGCCGACGCTGGCGGACGAACGCCGCAGCGACCTGACGGGGCATGTCGGGCAGGTCGAGGCCCTGATAACCGGGGACGATCTCGGGGATATCGTCCTGGTCGGCCACAGTTACGGCGGAATGGTCGTCACCGGCGTCGCCGCCCGCCTGGCGCAGAAGGTCCGCCGGCTCGTCTACGTCGACGCGGCTTTCCCCCTTCCCGGCCAGTCGCTGTTCGATCTTCTGAACCTGGGCCTCGCCGCCGCCGGAACCGCGCGTCCGGAGTTGCCGGATCCGGCCCCCCCTTACCTGGAAAAACTCCGGTACGATCCGGCACGATTGCGGTCGACGGCAAAGACGTACATCCTCTGCACCAAAAGCGATTTTCTCCCCGTCACCCGCTTGGCCCGGAGCAACCTCGCCGCCGCCGGCGGGGAGTGGACCGGCATCGAGGTGCCGTCGTCGCACGTTCCCATGGCCGATATGCCCGAGCGCTGCAACCGTCTCCTCCTGTCGGCCGCCGCGGCCGGAAGGAGGCACCCATGA
- a CDS encoding nucleoside deaminase, translating into MTGGTDARHGERMRALAEFTASSFHGAHPSPFGAAVYDASGALVAQAVDTVMKECDPTAHAEMNALRRATSRLRRLSLRGCILYSTCEPCPMCMSACLWAEVDAVVYGASTMEDAHPYWPQSSDLTPAELAARALADRGCEVVPHVERLRCRELFRRCDEIRKRAGLPLPPHR; encoded by the coding sequence ATGACCGGCGGAACCGACGCCCGGCACGGCGAAAGGATGCGGGCGCTGGCGGAGTTCACCGCTTCCTCGTTTCACGGCGCGCATCCTTCGCCGTTCGGGGCCGCGGTCTACGATGCATCCGGCGCGCTGGTCGCGCAAGCCGTCGACACCGTCATGAAGGAATGCGACCCGACCGCCCACGCCGAGATGAACGCTCTGCGCCGGGCGACGAGCCGGCTGCGGCGGCTCTCCCTGCGGGGCTGCATCCTCTACAGCACCTGCGAACCGTGCCCCATGTGCATGTCGGCTTGCCTCTGGGCCGAGGTGGACGCGGTCGTCTACGGGGCGTCGACCATGGAGGACGCGCACCCGTACTGGCCGCAGTCTTCGGACCTGACGCCGGCCGAGCTGGCGGCCCGCGCGCTCGCGGACCGCGGGTGCGAAGTGGTTCCGCACGTGGAGCGCCTTCGCTGCCGGGAACTGTTCCGCCGCTGCGACGAGATCAGGAAACGAGCCGGACTGCCGCTCCCCCCCCACCGGTGA
- a CDS encoding metallophosphoesterase, translating to MYFFTADEHYGHANIIRYCRRPFSSVGEMDRELIERHNAAVGAGDTVVHAGDFTLQSPEEARGYIARLNGRHIFIRGSHDYWLGPDAHELWEETVEGRYIVVCHYAMRVWPRSHYNSWQLYGHSHGRLEPVGKQWDVGVDANGFAPVSLERLDDIMAARPDNPGLVRSRQPGRAKEERCKHADR from the coding sequence ATGTATTTTTTCACGGCAGACGAGCATTACGGGCACGCCAACATCATCCGATACTGCCGCCGGCCTTTTTCGTCCGTCGGGGAGATGGACCGGGAACTGATCGAGAGGCATAACGCCGCCGTCGGAGCCGGGGACACGGTCGTCCACGCCGGCGATTTTACCCTGCAGAGCCCGGAAGAGGCGCGGGGGTATATCGCCCGGCTGAACGGCCGCCATATCTTCATTCGGGGAAGCCACGACTATTGGCTGGGTCCCGACGCGCACGAACTGTGGGAGGAGACCGTTGAAGGGCGATATATCGTCGTCTGTCACTACGCCATGAGAGTATGGCCCCGTTCTCACTATAACAGCTGGCAGCTCTACGGCCATTCGCACGGGCGGCTCGAGCCGGTCGGGAAACAATGGGACGTCGGAGTGGACGCCAACGGCTTTGCCCCCGTGTCGTTGGAACGCCTGGATGATATCATGGCGGCACGGCCAGACAACCCGGGGCTGGTTCGATCCCGGCAACCGGGCCGGGCGAAGGAGGAACGATGCAAGCACGCGGACCGTTGA
- a CDS encoding hemerythrin domain-containing protein encodes MQARGPLMVEHRLIERMIALIEEALADIAAAGRVDPLFVDAAVDFIRTYADRTHHGKEEDILFRELAGKKLSEADRRLMDELIAEHALGRAETRALAEANARYRRGEVEAQAVIAEKLGSLAGFYPGHIRKEDKIFFPAARAYFTEEEDQAMLEKFLEFDRRMIHEKYRTVVEEFGG; translated from the coding sequence ATGCAAGCACGCGGACCGTTGATGGTGGAGCACCGCCTGATCGAGAGGATGATCGCCCTGATCGAGGAGGCGCTGGCGGACATCGCGGCAGCGGGCCGGGTCGATCCCCTTTTCGTGGACGCGGCGGTCGATTTCATCCGGACGTACGCCGACCGCACCCACCATGGGAAGGAAGAGGACATCCTCTTCCGCGAGCTGGCCGGCAAGAAGCTCTCGGAAGCCGATCGGCGGCTTATGGACGAATTGATAGCGGAACACGCTCTGGGCCGGGCCGAGACCAGGGCTCTGGCCGAGGCCAACGCCCGCTATCGCCGGGGGGAGGTCGAGGCGCAGGCCGTGATCGCCGAAAAGCTCGGATCTCTGGCCGGATTCTATCCCGGGCATATCCGGAAGGAAGACAAGATTTTCTTTCCGGCCGCGCGCGCCTACTTCACGGAGGAGGAGGACCAGGCCATGCTGGAGAAGTTCCTGGAGTTCGACCGAAGGATGATCCATGAGAAGTACCGAACCGTGGTCGAGGAATTCGGAGGCTGA
- a CDS encoding NYN domain-containing protein, producing MEWIIDGYNLLISYEFGHDSQAREDLGRQLRALFQGKDVKVTTVYDSAWSDGSRHRKIADNVFETYARGSADDCIVRLVRTNRYPRAVTVVTDDREIKTRIREYGARSLGCRDFLKLLRPAPPERAVPEKPETDSAAEIERLLRLWGG from the coding sequence ATGGAATGGATAATCGACGGGTACAACCTGCTTATCTCCTACGAATTCGGACACGATTCCCAGGCCCGGGAAGACCTGGGGCGGCAACTGCGCGCGCTCTTCCAGGGCAAAGACGTCAAGGTCACGACGGTTTACGACAGTGCCTGGAGCGACGGGAGCCGGCACCGGAAAATCGCCGATAACGTTTTCGAGACTTACGCCCGCGGGAGCGCCGACGACTGCATCGTCCGGCTGGTCCGCACCAACCGCTACCCCCGGGCGGTGACGGTCGTAACCGACGACCGGGAGATCAAGACGAGAATCCGGGAGTACGGCGCCCGCTCCCTGGGCTGCCGCGACTTCCTGAAACTGCTGCGGCCGGCTCCGCCCGAAAGAGCGGTCCCGGAAAAACCCGAAACCGACTCCGCGGCCGAGATCGAGCGCCTTCTGCGCCTCTGGGGCGGCTGA